The bacterium genome contains the following window.
GCGGATATTGTTGGGGCCCATCTTCCATCCATCCTCATCCAGTAATTGCGCGGCCTTCGCGGCGTTGTACGGGTAGTAGGTGCACGCCGCGGGATCTTTCAGCAAGTACTGGCTGAGGAGACCGCACCCGACCAGGTCGAGGTCTTTGTATACCGACGTCACGATGGCGTTGCGGTAGACGGCATAGCTGAGGGCCCGGCGCACCTGCAGGTCATTGGTGGGGGGGAGCTTGACGTTCACCCACCAGAAGTACGAGGAGCCCGGGAACGGCCGGCTCTCGATCCGCAGCGCCTTGTTCGATTTCAACTGCGCCAGCGCCACGCCGGGCGACGAGTACAGGTAGATCATCTGCGTTTCCCCTGTTTCCACGGTGACGTTGCGGCTGTTGCTCTCGGGAATGATCCTCCAGACGATCCGGTCCAGGTACGGCGGGCCCTGATGGTCGCTCCACGGCGCGCGGCGGGCGTACGCGGGATTGCGGGTCAGGGTGATGTGATCCTGCAAGACCCACTCCGAGACGGTAAACGGCCCGCTCCCGATGGGCCGTTTGCCCACGTCGGTCCCCTGCGTCGGCGTGGTCTTTGGCGAGAGCATCGCCAGGACCCCCACGGCGATGTTGGCGAGGAAGGGCGCGTAGGGTTCCTTGAAGGTCACGCGCACCGTGGAATCGTCCACCACCGTCGTCCCTGTGTAGCCAACCAACGCGTTCGCCGAGCCCCCCGCCTTGAAGGTGGGATTGACGATCCTGTCGAGGTTCCACTTGACGGCCTCCGCATTGAAGGGGGCCCCGTCGCTGAACGACACGTCCTTCCTGAGCGAGAAGGTGAAGGTCTTCCCATCCGGGGACATCGTCACGCCGGTCGCCAGCCATGGAACGAACTTGCCATCCGCCTGTTGAAACAGGAGGCTCTCAGTCACGTTCAGGCTGGCGACGAGGTAACTGATCGCGGCGGTCGAGGCGTGGGGGTCGAGGGTCAGCGGCTGCGAGTCGATGCCGGCGATGAGCGTGCCGCCCGCGATGGGGGCGGCCCCCGCCCTGACCCCGGCGAAGGCCAACACGGCCACGACCAACGCGGCTCCCCATCTGACCGACCGCACCTGTGCGTGGATCCATGCCGCCATCGACATTCCCTCCTCGTGCTGCACGCTGCTTCGCGGAGCGACCTTCTCCGGCAGTTCCCTGTAACCCTCCGGGCGTCGCCGCGGGCTCTTGGCGATCGAGAGGGGTTAAGAATACACGCGCAGTAAGATCCACCGTAAGCGGCTGTGGTGCGCGCCGCGCGTCATTACGCGTGTCATGAGAAACGCACCGGGAGGCTACGCCATGACCGGGCCGGCGTCAGAAGGTGCTGCGCTTCGCGGGCCGCGGTCGTGGGCCCGAGCGTTCGTGGGCTTCTACCCGCCTCAGGACCGGGTGGCTTCGCAACTCGACCCGGTCGCGAAGTTCCTCTTCTCCGCCCGCAGCGTCATCCTTGTCATCTCCGCCCAGGCCGCGATCATCGCCGGGCTGGTCGCCGCGACGGACGGCCGGTTCGATCCGGCCTCCTTTATCCTCGTGCTCATCGGATTCGTGGCGGCGCATGCCATCAGCAACCTGAGCAACGATTATTTCGGCCACAGGCGGGGCCACGACACGCCCGATTCACCTCGGATGCGCTATACGATCCACCCCATCGCCAGCGGGATTCTCGATGCGAAGAGCCTGCTCGTGGGCTTGGGGCTGCTCGCCATCGTCGGGATCATGATCGTCCTGTACTTCTGGGCCGTGCGGGGGCCCGTGGCCCTCGCCTTCTCCCTAGCCGGCCTCGCGCTCCTATACCTGTACGACGCCGCCCCGACGCCGTTGAAGAGCGTCGGGCTCGGAGAGGTCGCCGCCTTCCTGGTCTGGGGTCCCCTCATGGTGGGCGGCGGGTATTTCGTCATCACAGGCCGGCTGTCCCTGACCGCGTTCTTCGTGTCGGTGCCGTACGGGCTCGGGGTGATGTCCATCCTCATCGGCAAACACATCGACCAAGCGGAGTTCGATCGAAGCCACGGTCAGCGCACGCTCCCGGTGGCCCTTGGGGAACAGCGTGCGCGGTGGCTCAACCGCGCCGTGATCGTGGCGATGTACGTGATCGTGGCGGTCCTCATCGCGACGGGCCGCCTCACTCCGTTCGCCGCGGCCGTCGCCGTTGCGCTGCCGAGCGCCGGGCGCGCCCTCTCGGTGACGGCGCGCCCCAAGCCGTCTGCCCCCCCGGTGGGGTACATCGGATGGCCCCTCTGGTACCATCGGGTGGCCCTCGTCCACAACCGCCGGTTCGGCTGGGCCTATATCGCCGGGTTGGCCGTCGGCGCACTGGTCCGGGGGGGCTGATGCGGTATCGCTGGCCCGACGGGCATTGCTGCGCGGTGGCCTTGTCCTTCGACGTGGATGCCGAATCGGCCCATGTGTTCCGGAGCCCGGAAAAAGCCGCCCATCAATTGGGCGACATGGAGGAGCGCCGGTTTGGCGTCCGGACAGGCCTTCCACGAATCCTCCGTCTCCTCGAGAGGTACGACCTGCGCGGCTCCTTCTACGTCCCCGGGTACACCATCGTGCATCACACCCCGGCGATCCGATCCATCCGCGACGCGGGCCACGAACTGGGGGCGCACGGCAACGTGCATGAGACGTTGGATACCCTCACCCCGGAACGCGAAGCCCGAGTGATGGAGGAGCAGCTCGATATCTGGCAGGCGCATCTGGACCTGCGCCCCGCGGGCTATCGCTCGCCGTCTTGGGAATTGAATATCGGGACGCCGGCCCTGCTCAAACATCACGGATTCGTCTACGACAGCTCCCTGATGGGAGACGACATTCCCTACGACCTGCCCACCCCGGGCGGCCCGCTGGTGGAAGTCCCTGTGCAGTGGCTGCTGGACGATGCACCATTCTATCGATTTGCGCGTGGGGCGGGCGGTGTGATCGCCGATCCCGACCGCGTGATCCGTTTGTGGACGCAGGAGTTCGACGGCATGTACGGGGAGAACGGATGCTTTGTGCTCACGATGCACCCGTGGATCTCCGGGCGGGCCGGCAGGCTGCTGGGGTTGGAACAGCTGGTCCGGCACCTGCGGGGCATTCCCCGGGTCTGGTTTGCCACGGTCGGTGAGATAGCCGCGTGGGCAGCTTCGCAGCGCGGGGAAGGAGGGCCGGATGACGTCGGTGGCTGAGACGCTCTGCCGGTGTTCGTCCAGCAGTATCTTCGACGCGCTGGACGAGCTGGGCATCGACGACGGCGGGGCCCTCGACGGATTTCGGATCTGCGGCAGGCGCCGGCGGGCTGCCGGTCCCGTTGAGACCATCGTGGCGGAAGTCACGCTTGACCGATCCTACCCGGTGGAAGCGTTTTCCATCGGGGAGCAGATCCGGTTGTCACCGCCCGGCACGGTGCTCGTCATCGACGTGTTGGGCGAACCCATATCGAGCTGGGGGGCCCTGGCCACCCGCGCGGCCATCTTGCGGGGGATACCCGCGTGTGTGATTCGAGGCGGCGCGCGCGACGTCGATGAGATCGGGGCGATGGACTTCCTCCTGGCTGCAACGCACATCACCCCGAGAACGGGAAAGGGCCGCATCCGGTTCGTGACACGCGGGGCCCCGCTGCACTGGGACCGTGCATGGATCCGACCCGGCGATTGGCTGGCGATGGACCAGACCGGCGCGGTGGCGATCCCCGCCCGCCGCGTCGACGATGTGGCGCGCCGGGCGCTGGAGGTAGAGGCGGCCGATGCGCGCTTTACGCAACTGCTGGAGCAGGGCGTCGACTTCGACACCGCGGCGCGCCGCGTGCGGCACTTCTAAGCGTGCGTGTCTGCCCTCCTAGGCTCGATGTAGAAGCGCGGCCTTGACGCGCGCGGGCGTGAAAGGCACGGTGCGGATACGCACGCCGGTCGCGTCGAAGATCGCATTCGCGATCGCCGGGGCCGTCGCTACCGCAGCCGGTTCCCCCGCCCCGGACGGCGGCAGGTCCGGACGGTTGATCAGGACGATCTCGATCTTGTCGGGCACCTCGGGCGTCCGGAGAATGGGGTAGCTGGCCCAGTCCACGCTGCTCACGCCCTCGCGGTTGAACTGCACTTCTTCTTTCAATGCCCAGCTCGTCGATTGCACCAGGTTGGCCTCGATGGTGCCCCGCAGGCCGTCCGGGTTGATGATCAGGCCGCAATCGTGGGCGATCACCAAGCGGGTCACGTGGACCTGCCCGGTGGCCTGATTCACTTCCACCTCCGCGATCGTGGCGAGGCGGGTGTTGCCGCGGGGAGTGTAGGCGATCCCGCGGCCGATGGTCAGGCCGGTCCGCGAGATGTTGGCGCGAGGCGACGGCCGCGAGATCCAGCCGGCCTGCTGAGCGGCCGCGCGGACGACCGCGATGGCCCGGGGCTCTTGGAGATAGCGCAGCCGGAACTCCACCGGATCGACGTGCACCGCTGACGCGATTTCGTCCACGAAAGACTCCCCGCCGAACGTCGTCCCCGGCTGTCCGGGGGCCCGCAGGTTCGACGTGCGCAGCGGCGACGCCTCCTGCGGCCAGGGCACGACCTCGCCGAGCTTGCGCTTGTTGGCAAAGGTGTACGACTCCTGCAGGGTGGCGGGCCGGTCGATATTGTCCGTGCGCAGCCCCATCAGCTGACCCGCCAGGAAGTTCCCCGCGTGGCTGGGCTGGGGGGACACCCCCGACATGCTGATGTTGCGCGCGACGAAGTCCCAGGCCACAACGCCTCCGCGGTCATCCAGGCCGGCCCGGACGGCCACGACGAGCGGCGGTCCTTTAGGATCCCACCTGGTTTCGTCTGCCCGCATCCACTGCACCCGCACGGGGCGGCCGACGGCCTGCGAGAGGACGGCTGCATCCCCCGCGGCGTCGTCGTGCCCGCTGCGACCGTACGAACCGGCGCCCTGGACCCAAATGACGCGCACCTTGCCGGCCGGCAGGCCGAGCAGCTCCGCGATACCATCCCGCAACTGGTGGGGGTGCTGGGTGTGCGACCAGATCGTCGCGCCCCCATCCCTGACGTCGGCCACCGCGCAGGAGGGACCCATCATGGCGTGCGATTGGAACGGCCACTCGTACCGGGCTTCGACCGTCCGCGCCGCCGATGTCAGCGCCGCGTCCACATCCCCCACCCGGCCGAGCACCTGCCGGTCGCGCACGGGCATGGCCCACATGGCCGCGTAGAAGCCGGCCATCTCGGGCCAGGTGGCGCCGGACCCCGACCATGTGACCTTGAGCGTGCGCGCCGCTTGGATCGCGCCCCACTCCGTCGCGGCCACGACGCCGAGAAAGTTCCCCTTCCTCACCACCTTCACGCCCGGAAGACCCGGTGGCGCGTCGACGCTGAGCAGCTTCGCGCCCGGCGGCGTCGGGCGGATGACGCGGCCGTGCAGCATGCCGGGCACCCGCACGTCGACGATATAAGAAAACCTGCCCGCCGCCTTGGCGGGAATGTCGATCCGCGGAATGGGCTTGCCGACGATCGTGTACTGATCCGGAGACTTTGGTCGAGCGCTCCCCGTGACCGTTGACGACTCGCCTTGGTTGCTCGTCTTCAGGGTCACGTCGAAGTGGCGTCCGCCGATCAGCTCTCCATACGACACACTGTGGGTTGGGTCGTCCTTCCGCCGCACGATGCCGTCCCGGACGGTGAGTTGGTCGACCGGCGCCCCAAGGCGGGCCGACGCCAGGTCCAGCAGCACCCGGCGGGCTTCCGCCGCCGCCTGCCGGAGCGGGTTGGCGCCGACGGAGATCGAGGTGCTGCCGCCCACGCCTCGCTGATCCGGGGTCCGCGCCGTATCCCCCATGATGAACGAGACCGACCCAAGCGGCACATCGAGCTCCTCGGCCACGATCTGCGCGAAGGCCGTGGAGACCCCCATCCCAAGCTCGAGCTTGCCCGTCGTCACCGTGACGCTGCCGTCCCGGGCGATCGTCAACCACGAGTCGAGCCGCGCCGGATCAGGTGTGACCTCAGGCCCGGGCACCGCGCCGGCGGCATCCGGTGGATCGCCGGGGAGCGCCGACCGCATCGCGAAGCCGACGACCACCGCTCCGGAGGTCACCAGGAGTTGACGCCGGGAGAGCGCGCGTGTACTCGTCATGGGCATCTCCTCCTCACCCTCGCCGCGAGGCGGCGCGCGCGACGGCCCGAAGGATGCGCATGTGCGCTCCGCAGCGGCAGATTAGGCCCGAGAGCGCGGTCCGGATCTCCGCGTCCTTGGGATTGGGGGTCTTGTCGAGGTACGCCGCCGCCGTCATGATCCATCCATTGATGCAGTACCCACACTGCATCGCCTGTTCTTCAATGAAGGCCTGCTGCACGGGGTGCAGCCGGTCCGGGGATCCCAAGCCTTCCAAGGTCGTGACCGGCTGGGCCCCGACCGCCGAGACCGGGAGCGTGCACGAGCGGACCGCGTTGCCCCCGAGATG
Protein-coding sequences here:
- a CDS encoding ABC transporter substrate-binding protein, whose product is MAAWIHAQVRSVRWGAALVVAVLAFAGVRAGAAPIAGGTLIAGIDSQPLTLDPHASTAAISYLVASLNVTESLLFQQADGKFVPWLATGVTMSPDGKTFTFSLRKDVSFSDGAPFNAEAVKWNLDRIVNPTFKAGGSANALVGYTGTTVVDDSTVRVTFKEPYAPFLANIAVGVLAMLSPKTTPTQGTDVGKRPIGSGPFTVSEWVLQDHITLTRNPAYARRAPWSDHQGPPYLDRIVWRIIPESNSRNVTVETGETQMIYLYSSPGVALAQLKSNKALRIESRPFPGSSYFWWVNVKLPPTNDLQVRRALSYAVYRNAIVTSVYKDLDLVGCGLLSQYLLKDPAACTYYPYNAAKAAQLLDEDGWKMGPNNIRMKDGKPLSVVINSLNYGGGNFPEVELVQGQFLQLGIDARIKSQPAAPWNEDNYRCATNMGSIFLRTNDPDALYALFDSATIGSNFNWSCYSNHDVDALLQEGRAQLDPVKRQAVYTKVQHLLLDQAVAIPLMDKLSVWAIRDSVKNIKYNYSTYPALSDTYIQK
- a CDS encoding prenyltransferase, whose product is MTGPASEGAALRGPRSWARAFVGFYPPQDRVASQLDPVAKFLFSARSVILVISAQAAIIAGLVAATDGRFDPASFILVLIGFVAAHAISNLSNDYFGHRRGHDTPDSPRMRYTIHPIASGILDAKSLLVGLGLLAIVGIMIVLYFWAVRGPVALAFSLAGLALLYLYDAAPTPLKSVGLGEVAAFLVWGPLMVGGGYFVITGRLSLTAFFVSVPYGLGVMSILIGKHIDQAEFDRSHGQRTLPVALGEQRARWLNRAVIVAMYVIVAVLIATGRLTPFAAAVAVALPSAGRALSVTARPKPSAPPVGYIGWPLWYHRVALVHNRRFGWAYIAGLAVGALVRGG
- a CDS encoding polysaccharide deacetylase yields the protein MRYRWPDGHCCAVALSFDVDAESAHVFRSPEKAAHQLGDMEERRFGVRTGLPRILRLLERYDLRGSFYVPGYTIVHHTPAIRSIRDAGHELGAHGNVHETLDTLTPEREARVMEEQLDIWQAHLDLRPAGYRSPSWELNIGTPALLKHHGFVYDSSLMGDDIPYDLPTPGGPLVEVPVQWLLDDAPFYRFARGAGGVIADPDRVIRLWTQEFDGMYGENGCFVLTMHPWISGRAGRLLGLEQLVRHLRGIPRVWFATVGEIAAWAASQRGEGGPDDVGG
- a CDS encoding molybdopterin cofactor-binding domain-containing protein, whose product is MTSTRALSRRQLLVTSGAVVVGFAMRSALPGDPPDAAGAVPGPEVTPDPARLDSWLTIARDGSVTVTTGKLELGMGVSTAFAQIVAEELDVPLGSVSFIMGDTARTPDQRGVGGSTSISVGANPLRQAAAEARRVLLDLASARLGAPVDQLTVRDGIVRRKDDPTHSVSYGELIGGRHFDVTLKTSNQGESSTVTGSARPKSPDQYTIVGKPIPRIDIPAKAAGRFSYIVDVRVPGMLHGRVIRPTPPGAKLLSVDAPPGLPGVKVVRKGNFLGVVAATEWGAIQAARTLKVTWSGSGATWPEMAGFYAAMWAMPVRDRQVLGRVGDVDAALTSAARTVEARYEWPFQSHAMMGPSCAVADVRDGGATIWSHTQHPHQLRDGIAELLGLPAGKVRVIWVQGAGSYGRSGHDDAAGDAAVLSQAVGRPVRVQWMRADETRWDPKGPPLVVAVRAGLDDRGGVVAWDFVARNISMSGVSPQPSHAGNFLAGQLMGLRTDNIDRPATLQESYTFANKRKLGEVVPWPQEASPLRTSNLRAPGQPGTTFGGESFVDEIASAVHVDPVEFRLRYLQEPRAIAVVRAAAQQAGWISRPSPRANISRTGLTIGRGIAYTPRGNTRLATIAEVEVNQATGQVHVTRLVIAHDCGLIINPDGLRGTIEANLVQSTSWALKEEVQFNREGVSSVDWASYPILRTPEVPDKIEIVLINRPDLPPSGAGEPAAVATAPAIANAIFDATGVRIRTVPFTPARVKAALLHRA
- a CDS encoding (2Fe-2S)-binding protein; translated protein: MRLTVNGTAHTIRSSPDTPLLYVLRDELQLQGPRFGCGLGQCGACTVHLGGNAVRSCTLPVSAVGAQPVTTLEGLGSPDRLHPVQQAFIEEQAMQCGYCINGWIMTAAAYLDKTPNPKDAEIRTALSGLICRCGAHMRILRAVARAASRRG